The Callospermophilus lateralis isolate mCalLat2 chromosome 15, mCalLat2.hap1, whole genome shotgun sequence genome window below encodes:
- the As3mt gene encoding arsenite methyltransferase isoform X1: MAAPRDAESQKADIRKDVQNYYGQVLKTSKDLQTNACVTVARPVPKHIREALQNVHEEVTLRYYGCGLVIPECLENCWILDLGSGSGRDCYALSQLVGEKGHVTGIDMTEGQVEVAKKYLDYHMEKYGFQTSNVTFIHGYIEKLAEAGIQNESYDIVISNCVINLVPDKEQVLQEVYRVLKHGGELYFSDVYASLELPEEIKTHKVLWGECLGGALYWKDLFFLAQKIGFCPPRLVTANLITIQNKELERIIGDCRFVSATFRLFKLPNTGQTERCQTVYNGGITGHEKQLIFDANFTFKEGEIVEVDEDTAAVLKNSRFAQDFLFRPIEDKSPASGGCFVLESKDIITDPFKLAEDSNKKSKCASSVVGGCCGKKRSC; encoded by the exons A TGGCCGCCCCCCGCGACGCTGAGAGCCAGAAGGCCGACATCCGGAAGGACGTGCAG AACTACTACGGGCAGGTGCTGAAGACATCGAAGGACCTCCAGACTAACGCCTGCGTCACCGTGGCCAGGCCTGTACCCAAGCACATCAGGGAAGCCCTGCAGAATGTGCACGAAGAAGTTACCTTAAG GTATTATGGCTGTGGTCTGGTCATCCCTGAGTGTCTGGAAAACTGCTGGATTTTGGATTTGGGTAGTGGAAGTGGCAGAGATTGCTATGCACTTAGCCAACTGGTTGGTGAGAAGGGCCATGTCACAGGCATAGACATGACTGAAGGCCAG gtaGAAGTGGCTAAAAAATACCTTGACTATCACATGGAAAAATATGGCTTTCAGACATCCAATGTGACTTTTATTCATGGCTACATTGAGAAGTTGGCAGAAGCTGGAATTCAGAATGAAAGTTATGACATTGTTAT atcCAATTGTGTTATTAACCTTGTGCCTGATAAAGAACAAGTGCTGCAGGAAGTGTATCGAGTCCTGAAG CACGGTGGGGAGCTATATTTCAGTGACGTCTATGCTAGCCTTGAATTGCCAGAAGAAATCAAGACACACAAAGTTTTATGGG gtgAGTGCCTAGGTGGTGCTTTGTACTGGAAGGATCTTTTCTTCCTTGCCCAAAAAATTGGATTCTGCCCTCCACGTTTAGTCACTGCCAATCTCATTACAATTCAAAATAAGGAACTTGAAAGAATTATTG GTGATTGTCGTTTTGTTTCGGCCACATTTCGCCTCTTCAAACTCCCTAACACTGGACAAACTGAAAGATGCCAAACTGTTTACAATGGAGGAATCACAGGACATGAAAAACAATTAATATTTGATGCAAATTTCACATTTAAG GAAGGTGAAATTGTTGAAGTAGATGAAGACACAGCAGCTGTCTTGAAGAATTCACGATTTGCTCAAGATTTTCTCTTCAGACCAATTGAAGACAAGTCGCCAGCATCTGGAGGCTGTTTTGTGTTAGAGTCAAAG